One Meles meles chromosome 11, mMelMel3.1 paternal haplotype, whole genome shotgun sequence DNA segment encodes these proteins:
- the LOC123953193 gene encoding olfactory receptor 13C9-like: MEWENQTILGEFILKGFSGYPSLELLFFVIIVIMYVVIILGNGTLILISILDSHLHTPMYFFLGNLSFLDICYTTTSIPSTLVSVLSERKTISFSGCVMQMFLGLAMGTTECVLLGMMAFDRYVAICNPLRYPVIMSKDSLVPMAAGSWIIGVINSAVQTVFVVRLPFCRNNVINHFACEILAVMKLACADISGNEFIMLVTTALFALMPLLLIVISYSLIISSILKIPTSEGRSKAFSTCSAHLTVVIIFYGTILFMYMKPKSKETLNSDGLDATDKLIFMFYGVMTPMMNPLIYSLRNKDVKEAMKHLFNGRLFSK; encoded by the coding sequence ATGGAATGGGAAAATCAAACCATTCTGGGGGAATTCATTTTAAAGGGGTTTTCTGGTTACCCAAGTCTTGAGCTACTCTTTTTTGTGATAATCGTAATAATGTATGTTGTCATCATTCTGGGCAATGGCACCCTTATTTTAATCAGCATCTTGGACTCTCACCTTCACACCCCTATGTACTTCTTCCTGGGGAACCTCTCCTTCTTGGACATCTGCTACACCACCACCTCCATTCCCTCCACGCTGGTGAGCgtcctctcagagagaaagaCCATCTCCTTCTCGGGCTGTGTGATGCAGATGTTCCTTGGCTTGGCCATGGGGACAACAGAGTGTGTGCTCCTGGGCATGATGGCCTTTGACCGGTATGTGGCTATCTGCAACCCCCTAAGATATCCTGTCATCATGAGCAAGGATTCCCTTGTGCCCATGGCAGCTGGGTCCTGGATCATAGGAGTCATCAACTCTGCAGTACAAACTGTGTTTGTAGTACGATTGCCTTTCTGTAGGAATAACGTCATCAATCACTTCGCCTGTGAGATTCTGGCTGTCATGAAACTGGCCTGTGCTGACATCTCAGGCAATGAGTTCATCATGCTTGTGACCACAGCATTATTCGCCTTGATGCCCCTGCTTTTGATTGTCATCTCCTACTCATTAATCATCTCTAGCATCCTCAAGATCCCTACTTCCGAGGGGAGAAGCAAAGCTTTCTCCACCTGCTCAGCCCACCTGACTGTGGTGATAATATTCTATGGAACCATTCTCTTCATGTACATGAAGCCCAAGTCTAAAGAGACACTTAATTCAGATGGCTTGGATGCTACTGACAAACTTATATTTATGTTCTATGGGGTTATGACTCCCATGATGAATCCTTTAATCTATAGTCTCAGAAACAAGGATGTGAAGGAGGCAATGAAACATCTATTTAACGGAAGGTTATTTAGCAAGTGA